The proteins below are encoded in one region of Asticcacaulis excentricus CB 48:
- the gyrB gene encoding DNA topoisomerase (ATP-hydrolyzing) subunit B, with protein MAENEEHPEVVENAYGADSIKVLKGLDAVRKRPGMYIGDTDDGSGLHHMVYEVVDNAIDEALAGHATRVEVILNADGSCSVSDDGRGMPVDIHAEEGVSAAEVIMTQLHAGGKFDQNSYKVSGGLHGVGVSVVNALSDYVELKIFRNGKTHEARFELGETVRSVEVTGDAPLRENGNPLTGTIVTFLPSLKTGPDQGTFTFIDFDRKTLEHRLRELAFLNSGVHIRFADLREAEPYDIILHYEGGIVEFVKHLDKSKSPIIKEPIDARGLRDKVEVDLALQWNDSYHETMLCFTNNIPQRDGGTHLAAFRGALTRVMSAYMESSGLAKKEKVSVSGEDAREGLTCVLSVKVPDPKFSSQTKDKLVSSEVRPAVEGIVFEKLSQWFEENPVEAKQIVSKIIEAAAAREAARKARELTRRKSALDINSLPGKLADCQERDPAKSELFIVEGDSAGGSAKQGRNRENQAILPLRGKILNVERARFDKMLSSEMIGTLITALGTGIGRDDFNIEKLRYHKIIIMTDADVDGAHIRTLLLTFFYRQMPQIIENGYLYIAQPPLYKVAKGKSSRYLKDNTEMDAFLIEEGTSEAVLELRSGERITAQDLEAQVRIAKTFKGSVDRLASRAPAFAIEQAALGGLFGDKPDLALVAKRLDRLKEDGDGDWSVEANTTSHGGYVFTRVRRGVSEKIVLDDGLIHSQDARRLNERTLELGDLFNEVSTFRRKDKAADIRGPLDLVAAVLDAGRKGLSIQRYKGLGEMNPDQLWETTLDKDARTLLQVKVNLTDEADDLFVKLMGDLVEPRREFIQDNALDAEVDA; from the coding sequence ATGGCCGAAAACGAAGAGCATCCGGAAGTCGTCGAAAACGCTTATGGCGCGGATTCGATCAAGGTTCTCAAAGGGCTGGATGCGGTGCGCAAGCGCCCTGGCATGTATATCGGCGACACGGATGACGGGTCGGGCCTGCACCACATGGTCTATGAAGTCGTCGATAACGCCATCGACGAAGCGCTGGCCGGTCACGCCACCCGGGTGGAAGTGATCCTCAATGCCGATGGGTCCTGTTCAGTCTCCGACGACGGGCGCGGGATGCCGGTCGATATCCACGCCGAAGAAGGCGTGTCGGCAGCCGAAGTCATCATGACGCAGCTCCATGCCGGCGGCAAGTTTGACCAGAACAGCTACAAGGTCTCCGGCGGCCTGCACGGCGTCGGCGTCTCGGTCGTCAATGCCCTCTCCGACTATGTTGAGCTGAAAATCTTCCGCAATGGCAAGACGCACGAGGCACGCTTTGAGCTTGGCGAAACCGTGCGTTCGGTCGAGGTTACCGGCGACGCGCCCCTGCGCGAAAATGGCAACCCCCTGACCGGTACCATCGTCACCTTCCTGCCGTCACTGAAGACCGGCCCGGACCAAGGCACCTTCACCTTCATCGATTTTGACCGCAAGACGCTTGAACACCGCCTGCGTGAACTGGCCTTCCTCAACTCAGGCGTCCACATCCGCTTCGCAGACCTGCGTGAGGCCGAGCCCTACGACATCATCCTGCATTACGAAGGCGGCATCGTCGAATTCGTCAAGCATCTGGACAAGTCAAAATCACCGATCATCAAGGAGCCGATCGACGCGCGGGGCCTGCGTGACAAGGTCGAGGTTGATCTCGCCCTGCAATGGAACGACAGCTATCACGAGACGATGCTGTGCTTTACCAACAACATCCCGCAACGCGACGGCGGCACCCACCTGGCGGCCTTCCGTGGCGCCCTCACGCGGGTGATGTCGGCCTATATGGAGTCTTCAGGCCTCGCCAAGAAGGAAAAGGTCTCGGTATCGGGTGAAGACGCGCGCGAAGGCCTGACCTGCGTTCTGTCGGTCAAGGTGCCGGACCCCAAATTCTCGTCGCAGACCAAGGACAAGCTGGTCTCCTCCGAAGTGCGTCCGGCCGTCGAAGGCATCGTCTTCGAAAAGCTGTCGCAGTGGTTTGAAGAAAACCCGGTCGAAGCCAAACAGATCGTCTCCAAGATCATCGAAGCTGCTGCCGCCCGTGAAGCGGCCCGCAAGGCCCGCGAACTGACCCGCCGCAAATCGGCGCTCGACATCAACTCGCTGCCAGGCAAGCTGGCCGACTGTCAGGAACGCGACCCGGCCAAGTCCGAACTCTTTATCGTCGAGGGTGACTCGGCCGGTGGCTCGGCCAAGCAGGGCCGTAACCGTGAAAATCAGGCCATCCTGCCCCTGCGCGGCAAGATCCTGAACGTCGAACGCGCACGTTTTGACAAAATGCTGTCGTCGGAAATGATCGGCACGCTGATCACGGCGCTAGGTACCGGTATTGGGCGAGATGATTTCAATATCGAGAAGCTGCGCTACCATAAGATCATCATCATGACCGATGCTGACGTGGACGGCGCGCACATCCGTACCCTGCTTCTGACCTTCTTCTACCGTCAGATGCCGCAGATCATCGAAAACGGCTATCTCTATATCGCTCAGCCGCCTCTGTATAAGGTCGCCAAAGGCAAGTCGTCGCGCTACCTGAAGGACAACACCGAAATGGACGCCTTCCTAATCGAGGAAGGCACGTCTGAGGCGGTTCTGGAACTGCGCTCAGGTGAGCGTATCACCGCTCAGGACCTTGAGGCTCAGGTACGTATCGCCAAGACCTTCAAGGGCAGCGTGGACCGTCTGGCCAGCCGCGCCCCGGCCTTTGCGATCGAACAGGCGGCACTGGGGGGCCTGTTCGGCGACAAGCCCGATCTGGCACTGGTCGCCAAGCGTCTTGATCGTCTCAAGGAAGACGGTGACGGTGACTGGAGCGTCGAAGCCAATACGACCAGCCACGGCGGCTATGTCTTTACCCGCGTGCGTCGTGGCGTATCGGAAAAGATCGTGCTGGATGACGGCCTGATCCATTCGCAGGACGCCCGCCGCCTCAATGAGCGGACGCTGGAACTGGGAGACCTGTTCAACGAAGTCTCGACCTTCCGTCGCAAGGACAAGGCCGCAGACATCCGCGGGCCTCTGGACCTCGTCGCCGCCGTTCTTGATGCCGGACGCAAAGGCCTGAGCATCCAGCGCTATA